A window of the Miscanthus floridulus cultivar M001 chromosome 14, ASM1932011v1, whole genome shotgun sequence genome harbors these coding sequences:
- the LOC136504188 gene encoding uncharacterized protein has protein sequence MASHELVLGHGQDAELALGSSHHDFGQDHGLGLGHAHDLDLGGHAHDHELVLGQSQEHDHQLVLGHHHDDDHQLVLGHDHHHHHHHGHHAGELALRQGHEGDSGALELEVQGQHHDELDLSESHELTLAETHHLGVDQNLDQLSLEQAHELALQPHDLSQGPLAVAPVVQSRTMVVSPEFQLTVGQEFPDVMSCRRAIRNTAIACHFEIQTVKSDKSRFTAKCAAEGCPWRIHAAKLPGVPTFSIRTIHDNHSCVGINHLGHQQASVQWVANTVEERLRENPQCKPKEILEEIHKAHGITLSYKQAWRGKERIMAAVRGSFEEGYRLLPEYCRQVERTNPGSIARVYGNPDDNCFRRLFISFNASIFGFVNACRPLIGLDRTLLKNKYLGTLFLATGFDGDGALFPLAFGVVDEETDDNWVWFLSELHELLEKNTENMPRLTILSDRRKGITDGVEFNFPTAFHGYCMRHVSETFKKEFNNPVLVNLLWEAAHALTVIEFETKLLEIEDTSPEAVVWIRHLPPRLWATAYFEGTRYGHLTANITESLNSWILDASGLPIIQMMECIRRQLMTWFNERREASMQWNTILVPAAERQVQEAIKRARGYQVARANEAEFEVISAHEGTNIVDIRNRCCLCRGWQLYGVPCAHGVAALLSCRQNVHRYTESCFTVATYRKTYSQTIHPIPDKTLWNETADHETADQGQADEIKVQMIINPPKSLRPPGRPRKKRVRAEDRGRVKRVVHCSRCNQTGHFRTTCAAPI, from the coding sequence ATGGCGAGCCACGAGCTGGTCCTTGGGCACGGGCAGGACGCGGAGCTGGCGCTGGGGTCGAGCCACCACGACTTCGGCCAGGACCACGGGCTGGGTCTCGGCCACGCACACGACCTCGACCTCGGCGGCCACGCGCACGACCACGAGCTCGTCCTGGGCCAGTCGCAGGAGCACGACCACCAGCTCGTCCTCGGGCACCACCACGATGACGACCACCAGCTCGTCCTCGGGCacgaccatcaccaccaccaccaccacggccacCACGCCGGCGAGCTGGCTCTGAGGCAGGGCCATGAGGGGGACTCTGGGGCACTGGAACTGGAAGTGCAGGGCCAGCACCATGACGAGCTTGACTTGTCGGAGAGCCACGAGCTGACGCTTGCCGAGACGCACCACCTGGGCGTTGATCAGAATCTTGACCAGCTCTCACTCGAGCAGGCTCATGAGCTCGCGCTGCAGCCACATGATCTCTCCCAGGGTCCTCTTGCGGTCGCTCCTGTTGTCCAGTCACGGACCATGGTTGTGAGCCCTGAGTTTCAGCTCACAGTGGGGCAGGAGTTTCCAGATGTTATGAGCTGCCGCAGGGCCATCCGCAACACTGCCATCGCCTGCCACTTTGAGATACAGACGGTGAAGTCTGACAAGAGCCGCTTCACCGCTAAGTGTGCTGCTGAGGGCTGTCCGTGGCGTATACATGCAGCAAAACTCCCCGGTGTGCCCACCTTCTCCATCAGAACCATACATGACAACCACAGTTGTGTGGGGATCAACCATCTTGGCCATCAGCAGGCATCTGTTCAGTGGGTTGCAAACACTGTTGAAGAGAGGCTCCGTGAGAACCCACAATGCAAGCCCAAGGAAATTTTGGAAGAAATCCACAAGGCCCATGGGATCACACTATCCTACAAGCAAGCTTGGAGAGGTAAGGAGCGGATCATGGCTGCGGTTCGAGGGTCTTTTGAGGAAGGATACCGTCTCCTGCCTGAGTACTGTAGGCAGGTGGAAAGAACAAATCCAGGAAGTATAGCTCGAGTCTATGGGAACCCAGATGACAATTGCTTTCGGCGACTCTTCATATCATTCAATGCATCAATATTTGGTTTCGTCAATGCATGCCGTCCACTTATTGGGCTTGATAGGACCCTTCTGAAAAACAAGTATCTTGGTACCTTGTTTCTTGCCACTGGTTTTGATGGGGATGGTGCTCTCTTTCCTTTGGCATTTGGCGTGGTTGATGAGGAAACTGATGATAACTGGGTGTGGTTCTTGTCTGAGTTGCATGAGTTGCTGGAGAAGAACACAGAGAACATGCCAAGGCTCACCATCCTGTCAGATAGACGGAAGGGCATTACTGATGGAGTTGAATTCAACTTCCCAACTGCATTCCATGGGTATTGTATGCGTCATGTTAGTGAAACCTTCAAAAAGGAGTTCAACAATCCAGTGCTTGTCAACCTTCTCTGGGAAGCTGCTCATGCACTGACTGTGATAGAGTTTGAAACTAAGCTGCTAGAGATAGAGGACACGTCACCAGAAGCTGTTGTTTGGATAAGGCACTTACCTCCTCGTCTTTGGGCCACAGCTTACTTTGAGGGGACAAGGTATGGTCATCTAACAGCAAATATCACAGAGTCGCTAAATTCCTGGATACTGGATGCCTCTGGCCTTCCTATAATTCAGATGATGGAATGCATCCGTCGCCAGCTGATGACTTGGTTCAACGAGCGACGCGAAGCAAGCATGCAGTGGAACACAATCCTTGTGCCTGCAGCCGAGCGCCAGGTGCAAGAGGCCATTAAGCGTGCACGGGGCTACCAGGTGGCCCGGGCCAACGAGGCGGAATTCGAGGTCATCTCAGCTCACGAGGGAACAAACATTGTGGACATCCGCAACAGGTGCTGTCTGTGCCGGGGGTGGCAGCTCTATGGCGTGCCGTGTGCCCATGGTGTGGCGGCGCTCCTCTCCTGTAGGCAGAAcgtccaccgctacaccgagAGCTGCTTCACGGTGGCAACATACCGCAAGACATACTCGCAGACCATACACCCGATCCCAGACAAGACCCTCTGGAATGAAACGGCAGATCATGAAACAGCAGATCAAGGACAGGCTGACGAGATCAAGGTGCAGATGATCATCAACCCACCGAAGTCGCTGAGGCCCCCAGGacggccgaggaagaagagggtacGAGCGGAGGATCGCGGGCGAGTCAAGCGGGTCGTTCACTGCAGCCGCTGCAACCAGACTGGACACTTCAGAACCACATGTGCTGCTCCAATATGA
- the LOC136504236 gene encoding uncharacterized protein isoform X1, producing MPPPPIAAAATALPVAHLARVVAASGSGGATPPRAAPRRGRHGKPGFSRRSAIKKSFHQEQVVFSTPVPADPTVAVIGGGASGLSCASALAARGVRSVVFDTGMHGLGGRMATRFVDGGEQLVFDHAAQFFTASDERFQRLVDEWLDSGLVREWSGLVGELEAGGRFRPIHSLTPRYIGVNGMRPLADAMLPETDMIKVLRPCWISKLEPFNGLWRLFENEKPRGEYDAIVIAHNGKCANRLLSTSGLPLLTKQMKRLELSSVWALLAAFEDPLPVPRIDSHGVFEGAFVRDVDSLSWMGNNTRKLFPMQTGTPECWTLFSTAAYGKRNKVPQENIPKVTAEKVKEDMLGGVEHALGLSKGSLQQPIYTRVQLWGAALPMNTPGVSCIFDPLGRAGICGDWLTGSSIEAAVLSGMSLANHIADYFVSNGDRPEEFAIGLQEDLNAVEGHDIGQFPGLDTQTPQVAEAQLTPSI from the exons ATGCCGCCGCCTCCcatcgccgccgctgccaccgcgcTCCCGGTGGCCCACCTCGCCAGGGTGGTGGCCGCCTCCGGCAGCGGAGGCGCGACTCCGCCGAGGGCGGCCCCTCGGCGGGGGCGGCACGGCAAGCCCGGGTTCTCGCGGCGTTCGGCAATCAAGAAGAGCTTCCACCAGGAGCAGGTCGTGTTCTCCACCCCCGTCCCCGCCGACCCCACCGTCGCCGTCATCGGCGGCGGCGCTTCCGGCCTCTCCTGCGCGTCTGCCCTCGCCGCCCGCGGCGTCCGCTCCGTCGTCTTCGACACG GGGATGCACGGCCTGGGGGGCAGGATGGCGACTAGGTTCGTCGATGGCGGCGAGCAGCTGGTGTTCGACCACGCGGCGCAGTTCTTCACCGCGAGCGACGAGAGGTTCCAGAGGCTGGTCGACGAGTGGCTCGACAGTGGGCTGGTCCGTGAGTGGAGTGGCTTGGTCGGCGAGCTCGAAGCCGGTGGCCGTTTCAGGCCGATACATTCGTTGACACCGAGGTACATCGGTGTGAATGGGATGCGCCCACTTGCAGATGCAATGCTGCCTGAG ACTGATATGATTAAAGTTTTGAGGCCTTGTTGGATAAGCAAACTTGAGCCGTTCAATGGTTTGTGGCGCTTGTTTGAGAATGAAAAGCCTCGTGGTGAATACGATGCCATTGTGATAGCTCATAATG GGAAATGTGCCAACCGTCTGCTCTCTACATCAGGATTGCCATTACTAACAAAACAAATGAAG AGACTAGAGCTCAGTTCTGTCTGGGCACTCCTTGCGGCATTTGAAGATCCTCTTCCAGTTCCACGTATTGATTCTCATGGAGTATTTGAAGGAGCATTTGTGAGAGATGTCGATTCTCTCTCTTGGATGGGCAACAATACCCGCAAACTTTTTCCAATGCAGACAGGCACACCTGAGTGCTGGACACTTTTCAGTACTGCTGCTTATGGAAAAAGAAATAAAGTCCCACAG GAAAATATCCCAAAAGTCACGGCAGAAAAGGTGAAGGAAGACATGCTTGGAGGAGTAGAACATGCTTTAGGGTTATCCAAAGGATCTCTTCAGCAACCAATTTACACAAGAGTGCAGTTATG GGGTGCAGCTCTGCCCATGAACACTCCAGGAGTTTCATGCATATTTGATCCCCTAGGGCGAGCAGGCATCTGCGGTGACTGGCTTACTGGTTCAAGCATAGAAGCGGCTGTTTTAAGCGGGATGTCGCTCGCAAACCAT ATAGCTGACTACTTTGTGAGCAACGGAGATCGACCTGAAGAGTTTGCGATTGGTCTGCAGGAGGACCTAAATGCAGTTGAAGGACATGATATCGGCCAGTTTCCCGGGTTAGACACTCAGACACCACAAGTAGCGGAAGCTCAGCTGACCCCGagcatatga
- the LOC136504236 gene encoding uncharacterized protein isoform X2, translated as MPPPPIAAAATALPVAHLARVVAASGSGGATPPRAAPRRGRHGKPGFSRRSAIKKSFHQEQVVFSTPVPADPTVAVIGGGASGLSCASALAARGVRSVVFDTGMHGLGGRMATRFVDGGEQLVFDHAAQFFTASDERFQRLVDEWLDSGLVREWSGLVGELEAGGRFRPIHSLTPRYIGVNGMRPLADAMLPETDMIKVLRPCWISKLEPFNGLWRLFENEKPRGEYDAIVIAHNGKCANRLLSTSGLPLLTKQMKRLELSSVWALLAAFEDPLPVPRIDSHGVFEGAFVRDVDSLSWMGNNTRKLFPMQTGTPECWTLFSTAAYGKRNKVPQENIPKVTAEKVKEDMLGGVEHALGLSKGSLQQPIYTRVQLWGAALPMNTPGVSCIFDPLGRAGICGDWLTGSSIEAAVLSGMSLANHEDLNAVEGHDIGQFPGLDTQTPQVAEAQLTPSI; from the exons ATGCCGCCGCCTCCcatcgccgccgctgccaccgcgcTCCCGGTGGCCCACCTCGCCAGGGTGGTGGCCGCCTCCGGCAGCGGAGGCGCGACTCCGCCGAGGGCGGCCCCTCGGCGGGGGCGGCACGGCAAGCCCGGGTTCTCGCGGCGTTCGGCAATCAAGAAGAGCTTCCACCAGGAGCAGGTCGTGTTCTCCACCCCCGTCCCCGCCGACCCCACCGTCGCCGTCATCGGCGGCGGCGCTTCCGGCCTCTCCTGCGCGTCTGCCCTCGCCGCCCGCGGCGTCCGCTCCGTCGTCTTCGACACG GGGATGCACGGCCTGGGGGGCAGGATGGCGACTAGGTTCGTCGATGGCGGCGAGCAGCTGGTGTTCGACCACGCGGCGCAGTTCTTCACCGCGAGCGACGAGAGGTTCCAGAGGCTGGTCGACGAGTGGCTCGACAGTGGGCTGGTCCGTGAGTGGAGTGGCTTGGTCGGCGAGCTCGAAGCCGGTGGCCGTTTCAGGCCGATACATTCGTTGACACCGAGGTACATCGGTGTGAATGGGATGCGCCCACTTGCAGATGCAATGCTGCCTGAG ACTGATATGATTAAAGTTTTGAGGCCTTGTTGGATAAGCAAACTTGAGCCGTTCAATGGTTTGTGGCGCTTGTTTGAGAATGAAAAGCCTCGTGGTGAATACGATGCCATTGTGATAGCTCATAATG GGAAATGTGCCAACCGTCTGCTCTCTACATCAGGATTGCCATTACTAACAAAACAAATGAAG AGACTAGAGCTCAGTTCTGTCTGGGCACTCCTTGCGGCATTTGAAGATCCTCTTCCAGTTCCACGTATTGATTCTCATGGAGTATTTGAAGGAGCATTTGTGAGAGATGTCGATTCTCTCTCTTGGATGGGCAACAATACCCGCAAACTTTTTCCAATGCAGACAGGCACACCTGAGTGCTGGACACTTTTCAGTACTGCTGCTTATGGAAAAAGAAATAAAGTCCCACAG GAAAATATCCCAAAAGTCACGGCAGAAAAGGTGAAGGAAGACATGCTTGGAGGAGTAGAACATGCTTTAGGGTTATCCAAAGGATCTCTTCAGCAACCAATTTACACAAGAGTGCAGTTATG GGGTGCAGCTCTGCCCATGAACACTCCAGGAGTTTCATGCATATTTGATCCCCTAGGGCGAGCAGGCATCTGCGGTGACTGGCTTACTGGTTCAAGCATAGAAGCGGCTGTTTTAAGCGGGATGTCGCTCGCAAACCAT GAGGACCTAAATGCAGTTGAAGGACATGATATCGGCCAGTTTCCCGGGTTAGACACTCAGACACCACAAGTAGCGGAAGCTCAGCTGACCCCGagcatatga
- the LOC136502761 gene encoding TNF receptor-associated factor homolog 1b-like isoform X2: protein MELSKLHDGFIVEDVLTIKAQVQVIREKTDRPFRCLDGQYRRELIRVYLSNVEQICRRFIDERRSKLSRLIEDKLGWSSFSGFWLAMDPSVRRYMTREKTETILKVLVKQFFIEKEVTSTLVIDSLYSGLKALEYQSKNKNGIPKLTETDARSTPMVLIDQDMFVLADDVILLLERAALDTLPHQPLPTKDDKSSQNRTKDGNSGEEFSKDSIERDDRRLIELGWKTLELFALAHIFSRIEVAHQEAVALKRQEELIREEEAAGLAEIELKAKRSAAEKEKRAKKKQAKQKKNSRKSNKGKSNKGKSGKSDINKEILMDSSPSDDRILDDFSGQTEEMSSNADNPEEVSDISDSRDDNSDVLHVDIEDRESSPVNWETDASETQATVPGSSEVQNDHAGKRTSTVDDSSSTCSSDSVPSVTVNGSYTGGAWTSVRSSSNRGNNRRNKDTEARAGFAQGGSSSAHNGFIGSGSNASGHSKERHEPEDDKVVLQRKQHAQRHIDVISPSKSRMADSSFSSASPVKKQPNLSRQPKFLLESTNSLNHRASEVSGAVTATTPAGASSTPAARLVSNKGPVSSAAAQNEKPLPVTSRPLQVLVPSKLEAQRQASLTGSATTLVVSVSRPLSAPQVPAAKQSAPVTSTAQNAPLLSRSMSAVGRLGNEPSANVPSFIPRSRTYRNAMMEKSSGGGSSFTHQQGSSEQTVALSQSMFTSQPSVLSSETLSRKEETSLRPGFTFGTVKPESLNPYQGREENSQQASSSSSNSSDCTPSSSNIRSEIAKLNLNGRSRSKQLLSEISTRFTPYQPQGLVADEFPHLDIINDLLDEEQSDRRRVLQPGFVQQFSMPNGASTPDYGLFGEPYLFDQSEQYFDEEPPRFYSPLSSAPRRLRDRSYSHFDLPSYSSSNQFDDLMMSQWPYSRTDISMPSFGSDTSGYPYQVQDFPSSANGASRYPSYRPANGH, encoded by the exons ATGGAGCTGTCAAAATTACATGATGGCTTTATTGTTGAAGATGTTCTTACCATCAAAGCCCAAGTTCAAGTTATCAG GGAGAAGACAGACCGTCCATTTCGTTGCCTTGATGGCCAGTACCGAAGGGAACTAATTAGGGTGTATCTATCAAATGTGGAACAAATATGCCGGCGCTTTATTGATGAAAGAAGAAGCAAGCTTAGCAGGTTGATTGAGGATAAACTGGGGTGGTCCAG TTTCAGTGGATTCTGGCTAGCAATGGATCCAAGTGTGCGTCGATACATGACAAGGGAAAAGACTGAAACTATATTGAAAGTTCTAGTGAAACAATTCTTTATAGAGAAAGAAGTTACATCAACCTTGGTAATTGACTCACTATATAGCGGACTTAAGGCACTTGAATACCAGAGCAAGAACAAAAATGGGATACCTAAACTAACAGAGACAGATGCTCGGAGCACTCCAATGGTACTTATTGATCAGGACATGTTTGTTTTGGCTGATGATGTGATACTTCTGCTTGAAAGAGCTGCATTGGACACACTGCCACACCAACCATTGCCTACAAAGGATGATAAAAGTTCACAAAATCGCACAAAG GATGGCAACTCAGGTGAGGAGTTCAGCAAAGATTCTATTGAGCGTGATGATAGACGGCTTATAGAGCTAGGCTGGAAGACATTGGAGCTTTTTGCCTTAGCTCATATATTCAG CCGAATAGAAGTGGCGCATCAAGAGGCTGTGGCTTTGAAGCGTCAAGAGGAACTCATTCGTGAAGAGGAAGCCGCTGGGCTAGCTGAAATTGAACTTAAGGCAAAGCGTAGTGCTGCTGAAAAGGAAAAACGTGCCAAGAAAAAACAG GCAAAACAGAAGAAAAATAGTCGAAAAAGTAACAAGGGAAAAAGTAACAAGGGAAAAAGTGGCAAGTCCGACATCAATAAGGAAATACTTATGGACAGCAGTCCTTCAGATGATAGAATCCTGGATGATTTTTCTGGACAAACGGAAGAAATGTCCTCAAATGCTGACAACCCTGAAGAAGTTTCTGATATATCTGACAGCAGAGACGATAATTCAGATGTGCTTCATGTTGATATTGAAGACCGTGAATCTAGCCCTGTTAATTGGGAGACAGATGCTTCAGAAACTCAAGCTACAGTTCCTGGAAGTAGTGAGGTGCAAAATGACCATGCAGGGAAGAGGACCTCTACTGTGGATGATAGCTCATCGACTTGTTCATCAGACTCAGTCCCTTCAGTTACCGTGAATGGATCATATACAGGAGGTGCCTGGACAAGCGTCAGATCCTCATCCAATAG GGGAAACAACCGTAGGAATAAGGATACTGAAGCACGGGCAGGATTTGCACAAGGTGGATCAAGTTCGGCGCATAATGGTTTTATAGGATCTGGCAGCAATGCCTCTGGCCACTCAAAGGAAAGACATGAACCTGAG GATGATAAAGTTGTCTTGCAGAGGAAGCAACATGCACAACGGCACATTGATGTCATTAGCCCCTCCAAGTCAAGAATGGCTGACTCTTCATTTTCTTCTGCGAGCCCTGTTAAGAAGCAACCTAACTTGTCTCGTCAACCAAAATTTTTGCTAGAAAGCACCAATAGTTTGAATCACCGCGCAAGCGAAGTTTCAGGCGCTGTGACTGCCACTACACCAGCAGGTGCCTCTTCAACCCCGGCAGCTCGGTTAGTTTCGAATAAAGGACCTGTATCCAGTGCTGCAGCCCAGAATGAGAAGCCACTTCCAGTTACAAGTAGACCCCTGCAGGTGCTTGTACCATCCAAATTGGAAGCGCAGAGACAGGCTTCCCTAACTGGCAGTGCAACTACTCTGGTCGTTTCAGTATCAAGGCCCTTGAGTGCCCCACAAGTCCCTGCAGCAAAACAAAGTGCACCAGTCACTTCAACAGCTCAGAATGCACCTCTTCTTTCTCGTTCAATGAGTGCTGTTGGGCGGTTGGGAAATGAACCCTCTGCGAATGTTCCTAGTTTCATTCCCCGTTCACGAACATATCGCAATGCCATGATGGAGAAAAGTTCTGGTGGCGGAAGCAGTTTCACACATCAGCAAGGTTCATCCGAGCAAACAGTTGCACTATCGCAATCGATGTTTACATCGCAACCTTCCGTTCTGTCATCAGAGACCTTGTCTAGGAAAGAGGAAACGTCATTGAGGCCTGGGTTTACATTTGGGACTGTAAAGCCCGAGTCACTGAACCCATATCAGGGCAGAGAAGAGAACTCACAgcaagcgagcagcagcagcagcaacagtagtGATTGTACGCCATCGAGTTCGAACATCAGAAGCGAGATTGCGAAGCTCAATTTGAATGGAAGATCACGAAGCAAGCAACTGTTGTCAGAAATTTCTACCAGATTTACTCCCTATCAGCCACAAGGCTTGGTCGCTGATGAGTTCCCACACCTAGACATCATCAACGACTTGTTGGATGAAGAGCAGAGTGACAGGAGAAGGGTTCTTCAACCTGGTTTTGTTCAACAATTCTCTATGCCTAATGGTGCCAGCACACCTGATTATGGCTTGTTTGGTGAGCCATACTTGTTTGACCAGTCCGAGCAATACTTTGACGAGGAGCCTCCAAGGTTTTACAGTCCATTGAGCAGTGCTCCTCGGAGGCTGAGAGACCGGAGCTATTCACACTTTGATCTCCCTTCATACTCCAGCAGCAACCAGTTTGATGATCTGATGATGAGTCAGTGGCCATACAGCCGCACTGACATCTCCATGCCTAGTTTTGGGTCAGACACAAGTGGCTACCCGTACCAGGTGCAGGATTTCCCGAGTTCAGCGAATGGAGCAAGCAGGTACCCATCGTACCGCCCTGCCAATGGGCATTGA